One genomic segment of Macaca fascicularis isolate 582-1 chromosome 19, T2T-MFA8v1.1 includes these proteins:
- the ECH1 gene encoding delta(3,5)-Delta(2,4)-dienoyl-CoA isomerase, mitochondrial isoform X3, whose translation MDLASDILQPKGDDVARISWYLRDIITRYQETFSVIEKCPKPVIAAVHGGCIGGGVDLITACDIRYCAQDAFFQVKEVDVGLAADVGTLQRLPKVIGNQSLVNELAFTARKMMADEALGCGLVSRVFPDKEVMLDAALALAAEISSKSPVAVQSTKVNLLYSRNHSVAESLNYVASWNMSMLQTQDITKSVQAVTENKELKSVTFSKL comes from the exons ATGGACCTGGCTTCGGACATCCTGCAGCCCAAAGGAGATGATGTGGCCCGGATCAGCTGGTACCTCCGTGACATCATCACTCGATATCAGGAGACCTTCAGCGTCATCGAGAAG TGCCCCAAGCCTGTGATTGCTGCCGTCCACGGGGGCTGCATTGGCGGAG gtGTGGACCTCATCACCGCCTGTGACATCCGGTACTGTGCCCAGGACGCTTTCTTCCAGGTGAAG GAGGTGGACGTGGGTTTGGCTGCCGATGTAGGAACACTGCAGCGCCTGCCCAAGGTCATCGGGAACCAGAG CCTGGTCAACGAGCTGGCCTTCACCGCCCGCAAGATGATGGCTGATGAGGCCCTGGGCTGTGGCCTGGTCAG CCGGGTGTTCCCAGACAAGGAGGTCATGCTCGATGCTGCCTTAGCGCTGGCGGCCGAGATTTCCAGCAAGAGCCCCGTGGCGGTGCAGAGCACCAAGGTCAACCTGCTCTACTCCCGCAACCATTCGGTGGCCGAGAGCCTCAACTATGTG GCGTCCTGGAACATGAGCATGTTGCAGACCCAGGACATCACCAAGTCGGTCCAAGCCGTGACTGAGAACAAGGAACTGAAAAGCGTCACCTTCTCCAAGCTCTGA
- the ECH1 gene encoding delta(3,5)-Delta(2,4)-dienoyl-CoA isomerase, mitochondrial isoform X2, with product MAAGIVASRRLRDLLSRRLTASNYSGLSISLRLTGSSAQEEAPDHSYESLRVTSAQKHVLHVQLNRPNKRNAMNKAFWREMVECFNKISRDADCRAVVISGAGKMFTAGIDLMDLASDILQPKGDDVARISWYLRDIITRYQETFSVIEKCPKPVIAAVHGGCIGGGVDLITACDIRYCAQDAFFQVKEVDVGLAADVGTLQRLPKVIGNQSLVNELAFTARKMMADEALGCGLVSRVFPDKEVMLDAALALAAEISSKSPVAVQSTKVNLLYSRNHSVAESLNYVASWNMSMLQTQDITKSVQAVTENKELKSVTFSKL from the exons ATGGCGGCGGGGATAGTGGCTTCTCGCAGACTCCGCGACCTACTGAGCCGAC GATTGACAGCCTCCAACTACTCGGGCCTCAGTATTAGCCTTCGCCTCACTGGCTCCTCTGCACAAGAGGAAGCCCCAGACCACAGCTATGAGTCCCTTCGTGTGACATCTGCGCAGAAACACGTTCTGCATGTCCAGCTCAACCGGCCCAACAAGAGGAATGCCATGAACAAGGCCTTCTGGAG AGAGATGGTAGAGTGCTTCAACAAGATTTCGAGAGACGCTGACTGTCGGGCGGTGGTGATCTCTGGTGCAGGAAAAATGTTCACTGCAG GTATTGACCTGATGGACCTGGCTTCGGACATCCTGCAGCCCAAAGGAGATGATGTGGCCCGGATCAGCTGGTACCTCCGTGACATCATCACTCGATATCAGGAGACCTTCAGCGTCATCGAGAAG TGCCCCAAGCCTGTGATTGCTGCCGTCCACGGGGGCTGCATTGGCGGAG gtGTGGACCTCATCACCGCCTGTGACATCCGGTACTGTGCCCAGGACGCTTTCTTCCAGGTGAAG GAGGTGGACGTGGGTTTGGCTGCCGATGTAGGAACACTGCAGCGCCTGCCCAAGGTCATCGGGAACCAGAG CCTGGTCAACGAGCTGGCCTTCACCGCCCGCAAGATGATGGCTGATGAGGCCCTGGGCTGTGGCCTGGTCAG CCGGGTGTTCCCAGACAAGGAGGTCATGCTCGATGCTGCCTTAGCGCTGGCGGCCGAGATTTCCAGCAAGAGCCCCGTGGCGGTGCAGAGCACCAAGGTCAACCTGCTCTACTCCCGCAACCATTCGGTGGCCGAGAGCCTCAACTATGTG GCGTCCTGGAACATGAGCATGTTGCAGACCCAGGACATCACCAAGTCGGTCCAAGCCGTGACTGAGAACAAGGAACTGAAAAGCGTCACCTTCTCCAAGCTCTGA
- the ECH1 gene encoding delta(3,5)-Delta(2,4)-dienoyl-CoA isomerase, mitochondrial isoform X1, with translation MAAGIVASRRLRDLLSRRESPLDLWWCIALSCCYSSCRTGRPIRGHEGPESPKFRGLTASNYSGLSISLRLTGSSAQEEAPDHSYESLRVTSAQKHVLHVQLNRPNKRNAMNKAFWREMVECFNKISRDADCRAVVISGAGKMFTAGIDLMDLASDILQPKGDDVARISWYLRDIITRYQETFSVIEKCPKPVIAAVHGGCIGGGVDLITACDIRYCAQDAFFQVKEVDVGLAADVGTLQRLPKVIGNQSLVNELAFTARKMMADEALGCGLVSRVFPDKEVMLDAALALAAEISSKSPVAVQSTKVNLLYSRNHSVAESLNYVASWNMSMLQTQDITKSVQAVTENKELKSVTFSKL, from the exons ATGGCGGCGGGGATAGTGGCTTCTCGCAGACTCCGCGACCTACTGAGCCGACGTGAGTCACCTCTTGACTTATGGTGGTGTATCGCGCTGTCGTGCTGTTATAGCAGCTGTAGGACGGGGAGGCCCATCCGGGGTCACGAAGGGCCCGAGTCCCCTAAATTCAGGG GATTGACAGCCTCCAACTACTCGGGCCTCAGTATTAGCCTTCGCCTCACTGGCTCCTCTGCACAAGAGGAAGCCCCAGACCACAGCTATGAGTCCCTTCGTGTGACATCTGCGCAGAAACACGTTCTGCATGTCCAGCTCAACCGGCCCAACAAGAGGAATGCCATGAACAAGGCCTTCTGGAG AGAGATGGTAGAGTGCTTCAACAAGATTTCGAGAGACGCTGACTGTCGGGCGGTGGTGATCTCTGGTGCAGGAAAAATGTTCACTGCAG GTATTGACCTGATGGACCTGGCTTCGGACATCCTGCAGCCCAAAGGAGATGATGTGGCCCGGATCAGCTGGTACCTCCGTGACATCATCACTCGATATCAGGAGACCTTCAGCGTCATCGAGAAG TGCCCCAAGCCTGTGATTGCTGCCGTCCACGGGGGCTGCATTGGCGGAG gtGTGGACCTCATCACCGCCTGTGACATCCGGTACTGTGCCCAGGACGCTTTCTTCCAGGTGAAG GAGGTGGACGTGGGTTTGGCTGCCGATGTAGGAACACTGCAGCGCCTGCCCAAGGTCATCGGGAACCAGAG CCTGGTCAACGAGCTGGCCTTCACCGCCCGCAAGATGATGGCTGATGAGGCCCTGGGCTGTGGCCTGGTCAG CCGGGTGTTCCCAGACAAGGAGGTCATGCTCGATGCTGCCTTAGCGCTGGCGGCCGAGATTTCCAGCAAGAGCCCCGTGGCGGTGCAGAGCACCAAGGTCAACCTGCTCTACTCCCGCAACCATTCGGTGGCCGAGAGCCTCAACTATGTG GCGTCCTGGAACATGAGCATGTTGCAGACCCAGGACATCACCAAGTCGGTCCAAGCCGTGACTGAGAACAAGGAACTGAAAAGCGTCACCTTCTCCAAGCTCTGA